A genome region from Dickeya dadantii NCPPB 898 includes the following:
- a CDS encoding helix-turn-helix domain-containing protein, translated as MSRSFVSPPRLPVAGQPAPVLLTLPRPVYFRSYPLAKETQVAQHQHPFVEFLYAREGGMRVEIEGKTLIVPVLYGVWIPAHVPHRILATSDVLLESLYIEPDYVAIDYSACKVVLVSDFIREFIHYATRHVPEQYDHDGDDARLVRVLTTLLRQLPDAGFSLSWPHSATLMRVCRDIQQTPDVAHGIEEWASRTGMSVRTFSRRFKKETGVAFSEWKKRLRLLESVVMLKNNHSVTQVALELGYASTASFTFAFRQMFGVPPTRY; from the coding sequence ATGTCGCGTTCGTTTGTTTCTCCCCCCCGTTTGCCGGTGGCCGGACAGCCCGCGCCGGTATTGCTCACGCTGCCGCGGCCGGTCTACTTTCGCAGCTATCCGCTGGCGAAGGAGACGCAGGTGGCGCAGCACCAGCACCCGTTTGTCGAATTTCTGTATGCGCGGGAAGGCGGGATGCGGGTGGAGATTGAAGGCAAGACGCTGATCGTGCCGGTGCTGTACGGCGTCTGGATTCCGGCGCACGTGCCGCACCGCATTCTGGCGACCAGCGACGTGCTGCTGGAGAGTTTGTACATCGAGCCGGATTACGTGGCTATCGATTACAGCGCTTGTAAGGTCGTGTTGGTCAGCGATTTCATCCGCGAGTTTATCCACTACGCCACCAGACATGTGCCGGAACAGTATGACCACGATGGTGATGACGCCAGGTTGGTTCGGGTGTTGACCACGCTGCTGCGACAGCTGCCGGATGCCGGGTTTTCGCTGTCGTGGCCGCATTCGGCCACGCTGATGCGAGTATGCCGCGATATTCAGCAAACCCCGGATGTGGCGCACGGCATTGAGGAGTGGGCTTCCCGCACCGGGATGTCGGTGCGCACCTTTTCGCGCCGTTTCAAAAAGGAAACCGGGGTGGCGTTCAGCGAGTGGAAGAAACGCCTGCGGCTGCTGGAGTCGGTGGTGATGCTAAAAAACAACCACAGCGTGACGCAGGTGGCGCTGGAACTGGGGTATGCCAGCACCGCCTCGTTTACCTTCGCATTCCGCCAGATGTTCGGAGTGCCGCCGACGCGCTATTAA
- a CDS encoding LutC/YkgG family protein: MENRDAFLSTLARRLGREPRQTPPPLPPLDNDPARIRLTELTPQQRCDAFIDYAGNVMQAHCELTPQAEVAQAAARLCQRYGGAPVLVSGDPRLAELGVTDHLRQAYQAQCWEPTAGEENLRLATQARIGVVYAEYGLTESGGVVLFSTPQQGRAITLLPESTLFIVRKSCLLPRVAQLAQHLRQRARQGEALPSCINLIAGPSSTADIELIKVVGVHGPLNAAYLIIEDC; encoded by the coding sequence ATGGAAAACCGCGATGCCTTTCTGTCCACGCTGGCCCGCCGGCTCGGTCGTGAACCACGTCAAACGCCGCCGCCGTTGCCGCCGCTGGACAACGACCCGGCCCGCATCCGCCTGACCGAACTGACGCCGCAGCAACGCTGCGACGCCTTTATCGACTACGCCGGCAACGTGATGCAGGCGCACTGTGAACTCACCCCGCAGGCTGAGGTAGCGCAGGCCGCCGCGCGCCTGTGCCAGCGTTATGGCGGCGCGCCGGTGCTGGTCAGCGGCGACCCGCGACTGGCGGAACTGGGCGTCACCGACCACCTACGGCAGGCGTATCAGGCACAGTGTTGGGAGCCGACAGCCGGCGAGGAAAATCTACGGCTGGCGACGCAGGCCCGCATCGGCGTGGTGTACGCCGAGTACGGCCTGACCGAATCCGGCGGCGTGGTGCTGTTCTCGACGCCGCAACAGGGGCGCGCCATCACTCTGCTGCCGGAGTCCACACTGTTTATTGTACGTAAAAGCTGCCTGCTGCCGCGCGTGGCGCAACTGGCCCAGCATCTGCGCCAGCGGGCGCGACAGGGCGAAGCGCTGCCGTCGTGCATCAACCTGATCGCCGGACCCAGTTCTACCGCCGATATCGAACTGATCAAAGTGGTGGGGGTGCATGGGCCGCTGAACGCGGCGTACCTGATTATTGAGGACTGCTGA
- a CDS encoding ABC-F family ATP-binding cassette domain-containing protein translates to MSTLLTVHSLSVDTPFGPLLNDVSFTLNKGDRLGLIGHNGCGKSTLLKLLDGTLTPARGSVTKAHHCLLARVEQHLPADLHSLTMLEAVLARLPEAERAGERWRAEALLAEMGFGEWDWLLCAGTLSGGQHTRLLLARALVTSPDLLLLDEPSNHLDLPTLLWLEQFLQRWSGSFVLVSHDSQLLDNVTNGSYILRDRQLHYFALPCSAARTALAERDRSDALRRKAEQKEIDRVTASAKRLAVWGKVYDNEDLARKAKQMEKHIERLKDDQTELTAGSQWRLALHGDALAADRLLEMTELAVSPAPACPPLFTLPLQRVKSGDRVAIIGRNGCGKSSLLRLLWRQYQHPSADPSIRLHPRVRLGYYDQTLHQLRDDDTLFDALTPFAPLAQDRKMALISAGFPWSRHQQTVATLSGGERARLLFVGLSLARYGLLMLDEPTNHLDMEGKEALADTLQTFGGGVLLVTHDRALISHSCNRFWLVDHGVLSEWHDLDQVYQRLSEPAGGPTAHVVQPLAAAAASDHVDEADVQLAQLVELEHRLAEDLARKSKHQKPALQAQWREEIARLNALLGLV, encoded by the coding sequence ATGAGCACTTTACTGACTGTACACTCCCTGAGTGTGGATACTCCTTTCGGCCCTCTGCTGAACGACGTTTCTTTTACCCTGAATAAAGGCGACCGCCTCGGTCTTATCGGCCATAACGGCTGCGGCAAAAGCACGCTGCTGAAGCTGCTGGACGGCACGCTGACGCCGGCTCGCGGCAGCGTGACAAAAGCCCATCACTGCCTGCTGGCGCGCGTCGAACAGCATTTGCCGGCGGATCTGCATTCGCTGACGATGCTGGAGGCGGTGCTGGCCCGTCTGCCCGAGGCTGAACGCGCCGGCGAGCGCTGGCGGGCGGAAGCCCTGCTGGCGGAGATGGGATTCGGCGAATGGGACTGGCTTCTTTGCGCCGGCACCCTGAGCGGCGGCCAGCACACCCGGCTACTGCTGGCGCGGGCGCTTGTCACCTCGCCGGATCTGCTATTGCTGGACGAGCCGAGCAACCATCTGGACTTGCCGACGCTGTTGTGGCTGGAGCAGTTCCTGCAACGCTGGAGCGGCAGCTTTGTGCTGGTGTCCCACGACAGCCAGTTGCTGGATAACGTCACCAACGGCAGTTATATCCTGCGCGACCGGCAACTGCATTACTTTGCGCTGCCTTGTAGCGCCGCTCGTACCGCGCTGGCGGAGCGCGATCGCAGCGATGCGTTGCGCCGTAAAGCGGAACAAAAGGAAATCGACCGCGTTACCGCCAGCGCCAAACGGCTGGCCGTCTGGGGCAAGGTCTACGATAACGAAGATCTGGCGCGCAAGGCCAAGCAGATGGAAAAGCACATCGAACGGCTGAAGGACGATCAAACCGAGCTGACCGCCGGCAGCCAGTGGCGGCTGGCGCTGCATGGCGACGCTCTGGCCGCCGATCGTCTGCTGGAAATGACGGAATTGGCGGTGAGCCCGGCGCCGGCGTGTCCGCCGCTGTTTACCCTGCCGTTGCAGCGGGTGAAAAGCGGCGACCGGGTGGCGATTATCGGCCGTAACGGCTGTGGTAAGTCATCGTTGCTGCGCCTGCTGTGGCGGCAGTATCAACATCCGTCGGCGGACCCGTCGATTCGCCTGCACCCGCGCGTTCGGCTGGGTTATTACGACCAGACGCTGCATCAACTGCGTGACGACGATACGCTGTTCGATGCGTTGACGCCGTTCGCGCCGCTGGCGCAGGACCGCAAGATGGCGCTGATCAGCGCCGGATTTCCGTGGTCGCGGCATCAGCAGACGGTCGCTACCCTGAGCGGCGGCGAACGCGCCCGGCTGCTGTTTGTCGGGCTGTCGCTGGCGCGCTACGGATTGTTGATGCTGGACGAGCCGACCAACCATCTGGACATGGAGGGCAAAGAAGCGCTGGCCGACACGCTGCAAACCTTTGGCGGCGGCGTGCTGCTGGTGACGCACGACCGGGCGCTGATCAGCCACAGTTGCAACCGCTTCTGGCTGGTTGATCACGGGGTGTTGAGCGAGTGGCACGATCTGGATCAGGTCTATCAACGGCTGAGCGAGCCAGCCGGCGGACCGACGGCGCACGTGGTGCAGCCGTTAGCGGCGGCGGCGGCGTCGGATCATGTCGATGAAGCCGATGTGCAGCTGGCGCAACTGGTTGAGCTGGAACACCGGCTGGCCGAGGATCTGGCGCGTAAGTCGAAGCACCAGAAACCGGCGCTACAGGCGCAGTGGCGAGAGGAGATCGCCCGGCTTAACGCCCTGCTGGGGCTGGTGTAA
- a CDS encoding response regulator transcription factor, whose product MNDTLLNQHPLRNEPAPIIYIVDDDASVRAALEDLLASVGLESQAFESPQQFISARRPDRPGCLILDVRMPGMSGLDFQDDMHRHGITLPVIFITAHGDIPMSVRAMKAGALEFLTKPFREQDLLDAIQKGLERDGEQRRRADIQAGLQACHDSLSTGEQQVLEQVVTGQLNKQIAAQLGVSEITVKVRRAAVMRKMKADSLAELVRLYDALKKSTQG is encoded by the coding sequence ATGAACGACACCCTTCTGAATCAACACCCGCTGCGGAATGAACCGGCGCCGATAATTTATATCGTCGATGATGACGCATCGGTGCGGGCCGCGCTGGAAGACCTGCTGGCGTCGGTCGGGCTGGAGAGCCAGGCCTTCGAGTCGCCGCAGCAGTTTATCAGCGCGCGCCGCCCTGACCGGCCGGGCTGCCTGATTCTGGACGTGCGCATGCCGGGCATGAGCGGGCTGGATTTTCAGGATGACATGCACCGCCACGGCATCACGCTGCCGGTGATTTTTATTACCGCCCACGGCGACATTCCGATGTCGGTGCGCGCCATGAAAGCGGGCGCGCTGGAATTTCTGACCAAACCGTTTCGTGAACAAGACCTGCTCGACGCCATCCAGAAAGGGCTAGAACGGGATGGCGAACAACGCCGTCGGGCCGATATTCAGGCCGGATTACAGGCATGCCACGACAGCCTGAGCACCGGCGAACAGCAGGTGCTGGAACAGGTGGTGACCGGGCAACTGAACAAGCAGATCGCCGCGCAGCTCGGCGTCAGCGAAATCACGGTGAAAGTGCGACGCGCGGCGGTGATGCGCAAGATGAAAGCCGACTCACTGGCCGAGCTGGTGCGGCTGTACGACGCGCTGAAGAAAAGCACGCAGGGGTGA
- a CDS encoding CidA/LrgA family protein, translating into MNTVMTRFWHQARAFLLIYACLYLGIGVSAVLPITLPGSIIGMLILFLLLSLQIIPAQWVKPGCHVLIRYMALLFVPIGVGVMQYFDLLRAQFAPVIISCAASTLVVLITVSACSHLIHGRKAARHQADAEKGADHVA; encoded by the coding sequence ATGAATACCGTTATGACCCGCTTCTGGCATCAGGCCCGAGCGTTTTTACTGATTTACGCCTGTTTGTATCTCGGCATCGGCGTATCCGCCGTGCTTCCCATCACCCTGCCGGGCAGCATCATCGGCATGCTGATCCTGTTTCTGTTGTTGTCGTTGCAGATTATCCCGGCGCAGTGGGTCAAACCGGGGTGCCATGTGCTGATCCGCTATATGGCGCTGCTGTTCGTGCCGATTGGCGTCGGCGTGATGCAGTATTTCGACCTGCTGCGCGCCCAGTTCGCGCCGGTAATCATTTCCTGCGCCGCCAGCACGCTGGTGGTGCTGATCACCGTGAGCGCGTGTTCGCATCTGATCCACGGCCGTAAAGCGGCCCGCCATCAGGCCGACGCGGAAAAAGGAGCCGACCATGTGGCATGA
- a CDS encoding sulfite exporter TauE/SafE family protein: MTSLLMTNMVLCLILGMGLGVCGGMLGIGGGLIAIPVLGMLFGMNQHLAQGTALIMITPNVLIGFLRYRQRNKIDTRMTLMLCAFATVSAYFAAHIASAIQVDNLQQAFAIFLLVLATYYIWQWINSRRSRTPTSVLSKRYLPALGVASGFMSGIFTVGGGLVVVPALVTLFGFTQTQAQGIALALVVPGALAALVSYTQAGNVDWATGIPLAIGGILSVSWGVALAHKLPVVALRLAFCLVLVGVAVVMLVAK; the protein is encoded by the coding sequence ATGACCAGTTTGCTGATGACCAATATGGTGTTGTGTTTGATTCTGGGGATGGGGCTTGGGGTATGCGGCGGAATGCTGGGAATCGGCGGCGGGCTGATCGCCATTCCGGTGCTGGGGATGCTGTTTGGCATGAATCAGCACCTGGCGCAGGGCACGGCGTTGATTATGATTACCCCGAACGTGTTGATCGGCTTTCTGCGTTACCGGCAGCGCAACAAGATCGACACCCGCATGACGCTGATGCTGTGCGCTTTCGCCACGGTGTCGGCCTATTTCGCCGCGCATATCGCCTCGGCCATTCAGGTCGATAACTTGCAGCAGGCGTTTGCTATTTTCCTGCTGGTGCTGGCGACCTACTACATCTGGCAGTGGATCAACAGCCGGCGCAGTCGTACGCCGACCTCGGTCTTATCAAAACGTTATCTACCGGCGCTCGGCGTGGCGAGCGGCTTTATGTCCGGTATTTTTACCGTCGGCGGCGGGCTGGTGGTGGTGCCGGCGCTGGTAACGCTGTTTGGTTTCACCCAGACGCAGGCGCAGGGCATCGCGCTGGCGCTGGTGGTGCCCGGCGCGCTGGCGGCGCTGGTGTCTTACACCCAGGCCGGCAATGTGGACTGGGCGACCGGCATCCCGCTGGCGATCGGCGGCATCCTGAGCGTGTCGTGGGGCGTGGCGCTGGCGCACAAACTGCCGGTGGTCGCGTTGCGGCTGGCGTTCTGTCTGGTGCTGGTGGGCGTGGCGGTGGTGATGCTGGTGGCGAAATAA
- a CDS encoding (Fe-S)-binding protein, giving the protein MNVNFFVTCIGDALKSRMARDSVLLLEQLGCRVHFPERQGCCGQPAINSGYIRDALPGMKTLIATLEENDDPIISPAGSCTNAIRHYADWLADEPAWASRAERVAGRMVDLTSFIVNRLGVTDVGARLPGKAVYHPSCSLFRKMGVRDEPLALLSQVRGLELLPLHAQETCCGFGGTFSVKMAEISGEMVKEKVAHIMAAKPDYLIGADVSCLINIGGRLRREGHAVQVLHIAEVLMSR; this is encoded by the coding sequence ATGAACGTTAATTTTTTTGTCACCTGTATCGGCGATGCGCTCAAATCGCGTATGGCGCGTGACAGCGTGCTGCTGCTGGAACAGCTCGGCTGTCGCGTCCACTTTCCCGAGCGGCAAGGCTGCTGCGGTCAGCCCGCCATCAACAGCGGGTATATCCGCGACGCGCTGCCGGGCATGAAAACGCTGATCGCCACGCTGGAAGAGAACGATGACCCGATTATTTCGCCCGCCGGCTCCTGCACCAACGCTATCCGCCATTATGCCGACTGGCTGGCCGATGAACCGGCCTGGGCGAGTCGCGCCGAGCGCGTCGCCGGCCGGATGGTTGACCTCACCTCGTTTATCGTCAACCGGCTCGGGGTCACCGATGTCGGCGCCCGCCTGCCGGGCAAGGCGGTCTACCACCCCTCTTGCAGCCTGTTTCGCAAAATGGGCGTGCGCGACGAACCGCTGGCGCTGCTGAGTCAGGTACGCGGCCTGGAACTGCTGCCGCTTCATGCGCAGGAAACCTGCTGCGGTTTCGGCGGCACCTTTTCCGTCAAAATGGCGGAGATCTCCGGCGAAATGGTGAAAGAAAAGGTAGCGCACATCATGGCAGCCAAACCAGACTACCTGATCGGCGCCGATGTCAGTTGCCTTATCAACATCGGCGGGCGGCTGCGGCGTGAAGGGCACGCCGTTCAGGTGTTGCATATCGCCGAAGTGCTGATGAGCCGTTAA
- a CDS encoding sensor histidine kinase: MSEKTRVGHAAATLRVIPLVLMAVGIAVVDTLTDLEIAVGVFQIAIVLLAVRFLTPRGVSAIAALCIVLTLLSYKLSKPDGSESSLINCGISLLAITLSTYLALKMSAAINAFHEARAQLAQISRVNLMGELTASIAHEVNQPLASIVTSGNACLRWLNATPANQARAELAVQRIISDANRASEIIARIRGFASRTPPHKAWLNITDTIDEMLLLIRTELMQQRILFSFSVTEGLPPILADKIQIQQVLMNLILNAVDAIDAAKTEQRALSVTVDRDKNGDIRFAVCDQGVGFKPEESERLFDTFFTTKSTGMGMGLTISRSIIETHGGRIWASANTDGGATFYFTLPGTEKKHHERHPSESTPAAE; this comes from the coding sequence ATGAGTGAGAAAACACGCGTCGGCCACGCTGCCGCGACGTTGCGGGTGATCCCGCTGGTGCTGATGGCAGTGGGTATCGCGGTGGTCGATACCCTCACCGATCTGGAAATCGCGGTGGGGGTGTTTCAGATTGCCATCGTGCTGCTGGCGGTGCGTTTTCTGACCCCGCGCGGCGTGAGCGCCATCGCGGCGCTGTGCATCGTGCTGACGCTGCTCAGCTATAAGCTCAGCAAGCCCGACGGCAGCGAATCCAGCCTGATCAACTGCGGCATCAGCCTGCTGGCGATTACGCTGTCGACCTATCTGGCGTTAAAAATGTCGGCCGCCATCAACGCGTTTCATGAAGCGCGCGCCCAGCTGGCGCAGATCTCCCGCGTAAACCTGATGGGCGAACTGACCGCGTCGATCGCCCATGAGGTCAACCAGCCGCTGGCCTCCATCGTCACCAGCGGCAACGCCTGTCTGCGCTGGCTCAACGCCACGCCGGCCAATCAGGCGCGCGCGGAACTGGCGGTACAGCGCATCATCAGCGACGCCAACCGCGCCAGCGAAATCATCGCCCGCATCCGCGGGTTCGCCAGCCGCACGCCCCCGCACAAGGCATGGCTGAACATCACCGATACCATCGACGAAATGCTGCTGTTGATTCGCACTGAACTGATGCAGCAGCGTATTCTGTTTAGCTTCAGCGTGACGGAAGGTCTGCCGCCGATTCTGGCGGACAAGATCCAGATTCAGCAGGTATTGATGAACCTGATCCTGAATGCAGTGGATGCCATCGACGCCGCCAAGACCGAACAACGTGCGCTATCGGTCACCGTGGACCGCGACAAAAACGGGGATATTCGCTTTGCGGTCTGCGATCAGGGCGTCGGGTTCAAACCAGAAGAAAGCGAACGGCTGTTCGATACCTTTTTCACCACCAAATCGACCGGCATGGGCATGGGCCTGACCATCAGCCGCTCGATCATCGAAACCCACGGCGGCCGGATCTGGGCCAGCGCCAATACCGACGGCGGCGCTACCTTTTACTTCACCCTGCCGGGAACGGAAAAAAAGCACCATGAACGACACCCTTCTGAATCAACACCCGCTGCGGAATGA
- a CDS encoding LutB/LldF family L-lactate oxidation iron-sulfur protein: MYLKTSNLPFRERIRQQIDNPIMRQAVANAQERIGANRQKMVDELGQWDVWRSRAAQIRAHVLDNLDAYLYQLSEQVTANGGKVFFAETREDATRYILQVTQAKQARKVVKSKSMVTEEIGMNAVLQAAGIEVVETDLGEYILQLDQDAPSHVVVPAIHKDRHQIQRVLQQQLDYDGPETPEAMTRFIRQKIREDFLSAEVGITGCNFAVAETGTVSLVSNEGNARLCTTLPRTHIAVMGMERIVPTFDELDVILTMLARSAVGARLTGYNTWLTGPKGSDDVDGPEEFHLVIVDNGRSQVLGSPFHDILRCIRCGACINTCPAYRHIGGHGYGSIYPGPVGAVLSPLLGGYEDFKHLPYACSLCTACDDVCPVRIPLSSLILQHRRTLAENGMTPAAERRTVQLFNYANRHPGVWKVGMVAGARAARWLIRDGKMPFNLGAISEWTAARDLPDADGESFRSWFKQHQRQTREKR; this comes from the coding sequence ATGTACCTCAAAACCAGCAACCTGCCGTTTCGCGAACGTATCCGTCAGCAGATCGACAACCCAATCATGCGTCAGGCAGTCGCCAATGCGCAGGAGCGCATTGGCGCCAACCGCCAGAAGATGGTCGATGAACTGGGCCAGTGGGATGTCTGGCGCTCGCGGGCGGCGCAAATTCGCGCCCACGTGCTCGATAATCTCGACGCCTACCTGTACCAGTTGTCGGAACAGGTGACCGCCAACGGCGGCAAGGTGTTTTTTGCCGAAACCCGCGAAGACGCCACCCGGTATATTTTGCAGGTGACGCAGGCCAAACAGGCCCGCAAGGTGGTGAAATCCAAATCCATGGTGACCGAAGAGATCGGCATGAACGCCGTGCTACAGGCCGCCGGCATCGAGGTGGTGGAAACCGATCTGGGCGAATACATCCTGCAACTGGATCAGGACGCGCCCTCCCACGTGGTGGTGCCCGCCATCCACAAAGATCGCCATCAAATCCAGCGCGTACTGCAACAGCAGCTGGACTACGACGGCCCGGAAACACCGGAAGCGATGACGCGCTTTATCCGCCAGAAAATCCGCGAAGATTTTCTCAGCGCCGAAGTGGGGATCACCGGCTGTAACTTCGCCGTGGCGGAAACCGGCACCGTCAGTCTGGTGAGCAACGAAGGCAACGCCCGGCTGTGCACTACCCTACCCCGCACCCACATCGCCGTCATGGGCATGGAGCGCATCGTCCCCACCTTTGACGAGCTGGACGTGATCCTCACCATGCTGGCGCGCAGCGCGGTCGGCGCCCGTTTAACCGGCTACAACACCTGGTTGACCGGCCCGAAAGGCAGCGACGACGTCGACGGCCCGGAGGAGTTTCATTTGGTGATCGTCGACAACGGCCGTTCGCAGGTGCTGGGGTCGCCGTTCCACGACATTCTGCGTTGCATCCGCTGCGGCGCCTGCATCAACACCTGCCCCGCCTACCGCCATATCGGCGGCCACGGCTACGGCTCCATCTATCCCGGCCCGGTCGGCGCGGTGCTGTCGCCGCTGCTGGGCGGATATGAAGACTTCAAACATCTGCCTTACGCCTGCTCGCTGTGCACCGCCTGCGACGACGTCTGCCCGGTGCGCATTCCGCTGTCCTCGCTGATCCTGCAACACCGGCGCACGCTGGCGGAAAACGGCATGACGCCCGCCGCCGAACGGCGCACCGTTCAACTGTTCAACTACGCCAACCGCCATCCGGGGGTGTGGAAAGTCGGCATGGTGGCGGGGGCGCGCGCCGCGCGCTGGCTGATTCGCGACGGCAAGATGCCGTTTAACCTCGGCGCTATCAGCGAATGGACCGCCGCCCGCGACCTGCCGGACGCCGACGGCGAAAGCTTCCGCAGCTGGTTCAAACAGCATCAACGCCAGACCAGGGAGAAACGTTAA
- the cfa gene encoding cyclopropane fatty acyl phospholipid synthase, translating to MSNVCIVEDISEKNEWRRMAQELLHQAGITINGDEAWDIQVNDPRFFKRVLQQGSLGLGESYMEGWWDCPRLDMFFHRLLAARLDEQCPSRWRDLMRITLARLVNLQSRKRAWQVGKAHYDLGNDLFSHMLDPYMQYSCGYWKQADTLDDAQQNKLALICEKLRLKPGMTLLDIGCGWGGLAVYAAQHYGVTVHGVTISAEQKAFVEARCSGLDVHILLQDYRDLRQQYDRIVSVGMFEHVGPKNYAAYFEVVDRCLKPDGLFLLHTIGSNKTAHNVDPWINKYIFPNGCLPSIKQIANTSESYFVMEDWHNFGADYDKTLMAWLTRFTEAWPQLAAHYSPAFRRMFSYYLTACAGAFRARNIQLWQVLFSRGVTHGLCVPR from the coding sequence ATGAGTAATGTGTGCATCGTTGAGGATATCAGCGAAAAAAATGAATGGCGGCGTATGGCGCAGGAATTATTACATCAGGCCGGCATTACCATTAATGGCGACGAAGCCTGGGATATTCAGGTTAACGATCCACGCTTTTTCAAACGCGTATTACAACAGGGTTCGCTTGGCCTGGGTGAAAGTTACATGGAAGGTTGGTGGGACTGCCCGCGGCTCGATATGTTCTTTCACCGGTTACTCGCCGCCCGGCTGGATGAACAATGCCCGTCACGCTGGCGCGATCTGATGCGCATCACCCTGGCACGGCTGGTCAACCTTCAGTCCCGCAAACGTGCGTGGCAGGTCGGCAAAGCACACTATGACCTCGGCAATGACCTGTTCAGCCACATGCTCGATCCCTACATGCAATATTCGTGCGGCTACTGGAAACAGGCCGACACCCTTGACGACGCCCAGCAAAACAAACTGGCGCTGATCTGCGAAAAACTCCGGCTCAAACCCGGCATGACGCTGCTGGATATCGGCTGCGGCTGGGGCGGTCTGGCGGTGTACGCCGCCCAGCATTACGGCGTCACCGTGCATGGCGTCACCATTTCCGCTGAGCAGAAAGCCTTTGTGGAAGCGCGCTGCAGCGGGTTGGATGTCCATATTCTATTGCAGGATTACCGCGATCTGCGCCAGCAGTACGACCGTATTGTCTCCGTCGGCATGTTTGAACATGTCGGGCCGAAAAATTACGCCGCCTATTTTGAGGTGGTGGATCGCTGCCTGAAGCCGGACGGCCTGTTCCTGCTGCATACCATAGGGTCGAATAAAACCGCTCATAACGTTGACCCGTGGATTAATAAATACATTTTTCCCAACGGATGCCTGCCATCCATTAAACAGATTGCCAACACCAGCGAATCCTATTTTGTGATGGAAGACTGGCACAACTTCGGCGCCGATTACGATAAAACCCTGATGGCCTGGCTGACCCGTTTTACCGAAGCCTGGCCGCAACTGGCGGCACATTATTCGCCCGCCTTCCGGCGTATGTTTAGTTATTACCTGACCGCCTGCGCCGGCGCCTTTCGGGCCAGAAACATTCAGTTATGGCAAGTCCTGTTTAGCCGGGGCGTCACACACGGGTTGTGCGTGCCGCGCTGA